A region from the Chrysoperla carnea chromosome 4, inChrCarn1.1, whole genome shotgun sequence genome encodes:
- the LOC123298318 gene encoding anamorsin homolog, which translates to MEYIKSGQRVLLLWKEISQQDNLVKYVDELNSVLGKEGKVTVENTDRLKDAKYGKSTFDCVISNTLEPKSTVHSLELLQEIVNIIKPGGQVVLIQKLSSDTFETKEKFLFNLKTAGLVVNNDSDVKLNELNEVTVVCRKPNFELNSSVKLSFAKKATPASVWKIDDTVDDDIETIDPDSLLDDEDFKKPTPESLKVCGTTGKRKACKNCSCGLAEELEAEQTGGAVKEVLKSSCGSCYLGDAFRCATCPYLGMPAFKPGEKILLSDTQMKSDV; encoded by the exons AAATCAGGCCAAcgtgttttattattatggaaAGAAATTTCACAACAAGATAATCTCGTTAAATATGTTGATGAACTTAATTCCGTTCTTGGAAAAGAAGGAAAAGTCACAGTTGAAAATACAGATAGATTGAAAGATG CAAAATATGGTAAATCTACGTTTGATTGTGTAATATCCAATACTTTAGAACCAAAGTCAACTGTCCATAGTTTAGAATTATTACAagaaatagtaaatattatcaAGCCAGGTGGTCAAGTagtattaattcaaaaactatcgTCTGATACTTTTGaaaccaaagaaaaatttttgtttaacctAAAGACTGCCGGATTGGTAGTAAACAATGATTCTgatgttaaattaaat gaATTAAATGAAGTAACAGTAGTGTGCCGGAaaccaaattttgaattaaattcaaGTGTAAAATTATCGTTTGCAAAAAAAGCTACTCCAGCATCTGTTTGGAAAATTGATGATACTGTTGATGATGATATTGAGACTATCGATCCAGATTCATTACTGGATGATGAAGATTTCAAAAAACCAACACCTGAATCTTTAaaag tttgtGGTACAACTGGAAAAAGAAAAGCTTGTAAGAATTGTTCGTGTGGACTAGCCGAAGAACTGGAAGCTGAACAAACAGGCGGTGCTGTCAAGGAAGTTCTTAAATCATCCTGTGGCAGt TGCTATTTAGGAGATGCATTCCGTTGTGCTACGTGTCCTTATTTAGGAATGCCAGCATTCAAACCTGGTGAAAAAATTCTACTTAGTGATACACAAATGAAATCagatgtttaa
- the LOC123297659 gene encoding fatty acyl-CoA reductase wat-like → MAPNQIPNTLSTNEHILDAEPPQTDMTIEQNLTTLQKFYKDANIFITGGTGFLGKILIEKLLRSASDVQCLYILVRSKKGKNMHSRIQDIFDDPVFDRLRKEQPKFQHKVQGISGDCSLPNCGISKSDIEMLQSKISIVFHVAATVRFDEKLKLACAINVVAPRDLVHIAKGMTELKSFMHVSTAYANCHLKEIDEKIYDPPMDSEKLITLTQCAPESLLDSVTPTILGDWPNTYAYTKAIAEDVIKQNAVDLPCGIFRPGIVLSTFKEPIEGWIDNMYGPTGVAAGAANGLIRTIHCKPDNVANIIPVDMCVNSLIAAAWEVCDNHEKILKEKREKTADDIIVYNYVSTEENPIKWGQFMNLNEFYGFSYPSSKAVYYYAFTMNPNLLIHWMYVILLHYLPAIIIDGASLLMGKRPRMLKVFQKINRFLFVISYFTTREWKFNNQNVQNLNKKLSKEDQELFLFDMKKLNWNTFFETYILGIRIYLVKDPITTLEAAKKRWTRLYYLHNGIKILSLLVLLRICWYIVSILYS, encoded by the exons ATGGCACCTAATCAAATACCAAATACTTTATCAACAAATGAGCATATTTTGGATGCTGAACCACCCCAAACGGATATgacaattgaacaaaatttaactACACTACAGAAATTTTACAAAGATGccaatatatttataactgGTGGAACTGGCTTTctgggaaaaattttaattgaaaaattattgcgTTCAGCATCAGATGTACAATGTTTATACATATTGGTACGAtcgaaaaaaggtaaaaatatgCATTCGAGAATACAAGATATATTCGATGATCCAGTTTTTGATCGATTGCGTAAAGAACAACCGAAGTTTCAACATAAAGTGCAAGGAATATCTGGTGATTGTTCCTTACCAAATTGTGGAATTTCCAAATCGGATATTGAAATGTTACAATCAAAG atatCAATAGTATTTCATGTCGCAGCTACTGTgcgttttgatgaaaaattaaaactagcATGTGCTATAAATGTGGTTGCACCCAGAGATTTGGTACATATTGCAAAAGGAATGACTGAGTTAAAATCATTTATGCATGTATCAACAGCTTATGCCAATTgccatttaaaagaaattgatgAGAAAATTTACGACCCACCAATGGACagtgaaaaattaataacattaacTCAATGTGCTCCTGAATCATTATTAGACAGCGTAACACCAAC tattttaggtGATTGGCCTAATACATACGCATATACAAAAGCTATTGCTGAAGatgttattaaacaaaatgCTGTTGACTTGCCATGTGGAATTTTCAGACCAGGAATTG ttttatcaACATTCAAAGAACCAATTGAAGGTTGGATTGATAATATGTATGGTCCAACAGGAGTGGCTGCCGGTGCTGCAAACGGTTTAATTCGCACAATACACTGTAAACCAGACAATGTTGCAAATATTATTCCGGTCGATATGTGTGTAAATTCGTTAATTGCTGCTGCATGGGAAGTTTGTGACaatcacgaaaaaattttaaaagaaaa GAGAGAGAAAACAGCTGATGATATTATAGTGTATAACTATGTGTCAACAGAAGAGAATCCAATTAAATGGGgtcaatttatgaatttaaacgaATTTTATGGATTTAGTTATCCTTCCAGCAAAGCTGTATATTATTATGCGTTTACAATGAATCCAAATTTATTGATACATTGGATGTATGTTATACTTTTACATTATTTACCCGCAATAATAATCGATGGAGCATCATTACTTATGGGTAAACGACCAAG aatgttaaaagtatttcaaaaaatcaatcgaTTCTTATTTGTTATCTCATACTTTACAACACGCGAATGGAAATTCAACAATCAAAACGtccaaaacttaaataaaaaattatcaaaagaagatcaagaattatttttatttgatatgaaGAAATTAAATTGGAACACATTCTTTGAAACGTATATTTTAGGAATTCGAATATATCTTGTAAAAGATCCAATAACAACACTTGAAGCAGCTAAAAAAAGATGGACAAG attgTATTACTTACATAATGGTATTAAAATTCTTAGTCTTCttgttttattaagaatttgttGGTATATTGTTAGCATCTTATATTCGTAA